The Sphingopyxis fribergensis DNA segment CTCGATTTTGCGCGGCACGAGCGAACGCAAGGCTGGCCCGAACGGATCCTCGATCTCGGCACCGGGCCGGGTACGCTGTTGCTCGCCGCGCTGAGCGAATTTCCGCGCGCGACCGGCCTGGGGATCGACGCATCGGAACAGGCGCTGGCCTATGCGCGCGACAATGCCGAAGAACTGGGGCTCGCCGACCGCGTATCGTTTCGGTCGGGCGACTGGGGGGCGGGGGTCGCGGAACGATTCGACCTCATCCTCTGCAATCCACCTTATATCGCCGACTCCGAAGCCTTGATGCCCGATGTAGCCCATCACGAGCCCGCGGGCGCGCTTTTCGCCGGCGTCGACGGACTCGACGACTATCGCCGGATCATCCCCGATTTGCCGCGTCTTTTGGCGCCCGGCGGCATCGCAATCCTTGAAATCGGGCACACACAACATATGTCAGTAAGCGAGCTCGCCGAAACTGCGGGATTCAAGGTCGCCTGCAGACAGGATCTGGGCGGCCGCGACAGGGCGCTTTTGCTGACCCGCGCCTGACACGCCCACAAGAATTCGCTTGGTTTCCGCCGCAAAGCGCGGTAGGGGCGGCTTACAGACCTGATCGGGGTCCCTTTGGCGATGCGGACAGCATCGATACTGGTCCGACTGGTTTGCTTCCCACTTACGATGCTGGTGCGGGACCGTGGGGTCCGGCGCAAGCGGTAAAGGGCAAGGCCGCGCAAGAAGCGCGGGCACGACGCGCAGACAAGCGCGGTCGGCCAAAAGGGGTTGGCATAGCTTATTAGCTTATCGACAGGATGTCTCAGTTGAACATGAACAACCGACAGAACGGTCGCCGTCGCGGCCGTAACAACAACAGCAACAACAATAACAATCGCCCGCAATCGGGTGGACGCGGCGGGGTCGACCAGGCCAACCGTATCGACAGTCGCGCACGCGGCAACGGCGCCCAGATGATCGAAAAGTACCGCAACCTCGCGCGCGACGCGCAGCTTGCCGGGGACCGGGTCCAGACCGAATATTATCTGCAGTTCGCCGACCATTATTTCCGCGTCGTGAGCGATTTCCGCGCGCGTCAGGAAGAAAAAGCCGCGGCGAACGGACAGGAACGCAGCCACGACCGCAGCCGCGAGATTCGCGGCGTCGAAGATTTCGACGGCCACGACGATACCGACAGCGATTTCGAAGCCGACACTGCCCGCGACGATAGCGACAATGGCGACGACCGCGGCGAGCGGAACGAGCGCGGCAATGATCGGGGCGACCGCAACGAGCGGAATGACCGCGGCCATCGCGGCAACCGCGAACCGCGCGGGGACCGCGACGACGACAATCGTGGCAATCGCGAACCGCGCGGCAATCGCGACGATGATAATCGCGGCAACCGCCAGCCGGCGCGCGCGCGTCCTGTCCGCAATCGCGACGAGGACGAGGCCCGCGACGACCGCAGCGAAGCCCCCGCCGTGCGCGAAGAAGCCGCCGAGCAGGAACCCGCTCCGCGTCCCGCGCGCCGCCCGGCCCGCCGTCCGCGTCAGGACGACAGTGCCGACAATGGCAATGCCGGAATCGACACCGCCGTTCTGCCGCCCGCGATCGGCCGTCCCGAACGCGCCGTCGAAAGCGATGCCGAGGGCGAAGCGCCCGCCGCCAAGCCGCGCCGCACGCGCCGCACCCTGGCGACGCGCAGCACCGACGTCGAAGCGGCCGAATAAGCCATCGATTTCACGCTGGTTTTTCCGATTCGCATGACATAGCCTCCCCGCGGGATATCCTGCGGGGAGGTTTTTTATGCGCGTGTTGGCCTTGGCCTGTTTGCCGCTGCTCGTTGGCGGAACGTCGACCGACCTTTTTGCGCAGGATGTAACGACCGGCAACGCACAGGGCGACGTCGCAGTCACCATCTATAATAATGGTCAGTCGCTGGTTCAGGACGACCGCCAGCTGAGCGTCGCCGCCGGGCGCAACCGCATCGAATTTCCCGACGTGTCGGCGCGCATCCGCCCTGAAACGGTGACGCTGTCGGGCCCCGGCATCGGGATCGTCGAACAGAATTTCGATTTCGACCTGCTCACGCCCGACAAATTGATGGACAAGGCGGTCGGCCAGTCGATCACCCTCGTCCGCACCAATCCCGCGACCGGCGCCGAACGTAGCGAGCGCGCCAAGG contains these protein-coding regions:
- the prmC gene encoding peptide chain release factor N(5)-glutamine methyltransferase, with product MIEQPNFAGVAESLRTAANLLTGISDTPRLDAELLMAHALGVERQHVLLDPARYEMPELYAHLVARRMAHEPVAYIVGYRDFWTIRVAVGPGVLVPRPDSETLIEACLDFARHERTQGWPERILDLGTGPGTLLLAALSEFPRATGLGIDASEQALAYARDNAEELGLADRVSFRSGDWGAGVAERFDLILCNPPYIADSEALMPDVAHHEPAGALFAGVDGLDDYRRIIPDLPRLLAPGGIAILEIGHTQHMSVSELAETAGFKVACRQDLGGRDRALLLTRA
- a CDS encoding DUF4167 domain-containing protein; the protein is MNNRQNGRRRGRNNNSNNNNNRPQSGGRGGVDQANRIDSRARGNGAQMIEKYRNLARDAQLAGDRVQTEYYLQFADHYFRVVSDFRARQEEKAAANGQERSHDRSREIRGVEDFDGHDDTDSDFEADTARDDSDNGDDRGERNERGNDRGDRNERNDRGHRGNREPRGDRDDDNRGNREPRGNRDDDNRGNRQPARARPVRNRDEDEARDDRSEAPAVREEAAEQEPAPRPARRPARRPRQDDSADNGNAGIDTAVLPPAIGRPERAVESDAEGEAPAAKPRRTRRTLATRSTDVEAAE